ATGATCTTGGTCTACCAAGATAAGCTCATCCTCTTCCTCGCCAAATCCCTGTTGGTGGAGTTTTGACAGGGCTTGTCCCAGGTCTTCCTGATTATCAAACAAACCAACAACTGTTTTATTGCTAAACAAATCCATTTTATGCCTCCTAAAAATATATGTAAATCGGGATAAATCATACCCCTACTTCATCCTATCATTTCTGGCGTATCTTGCCTATACTCGGATGAGCGATTTTAAAAATAAAACAGAGCTATGTTGAGATAGCTCTGTTAGCAATTAATATTACTCAAATGGGCGATAGGCGGTCAAGGTACCCTGCACATAGTGCCCTGACCGGCAAAGTACGATTGTGCCATCTTGTGCTGGCTGCTAGACTGATCCGGCCAGTTTTTGTGTGCGACTATCAGTTCTTGAAGAAATCTTTGTGGGTTTCGTCGAGACTAAACCTGTGACAAACAAAAAAAGAAGCGCTGAAGTTAGCGCCTCTTTTTTACATAACAACTTGACATAACGGGAGCGACGGGGCTTGCTCCGGAGGTGACACGAAAGATTTCGTTCTCACCTTTCCAGACCCCGACGATGAACCGTTGTACTCGCCGGTCAGACTGGTGCTTGAGTTAGAACTCTGCACCGAAGATGACCTGTGGGACTTTTAAGCTTCAATAAAGAGTAAAACCGATAAATTTTTGGCTTTCGGCCCTTGTATTGTGAATTCATATTCATAGTGCAAGGGCTTTTTTGTTTTATCTGGTTAGCAACTTGCAAGTAATACGGCTGTACTGTAACTTACCAACTTAATAATAGCAAAGATTAGGTCTCACTAACTGGCGACTGAATTCACACAATGGTCGGGCTGGCGAGATAAATCGGAATTTAAGACTCCGTCAACCAAGTAGACAGATTAGTTTTGATACGATTTAATCTTTCCTGATCAATCTCACCAATGGCACCAAGCAAAATACTTTCCTCGACCACAGCTAAACGTCCTACTCGAATAACACTTGAACTTTTCAACCCCGTTCGAGAAAAACCAGCAGCCCCACTATCAATGATTTCGTCAAAGCCTTCGATATATTGGTGCATCTGGGATGAAATCATACACATCAACCAGTCATCATAGGGGCCCGGCAGTTTTCCTAGCAATAAAGCTGGTCGCAACTTCCCTTGAACAATATCAGTCTGTGGAAACTGGAATAATACGATCTGACCCGGTTTTCTCACGAGAATACTTCCTGTAAATCCTCACGAGTATAGACGGGTAAGTTCTCATCTTCCATCCCTCGCATC
This genomic interval from Anaerolineae bacterium contains the following:
- a CDS encoding type II toxin-antitoxin system PemK/MazF family toxin is translated as MRKPGQIVLFQFPQTDIVQGKLRPALLLGKLPGPYDDWLMCMISSQMHQYIEGFDEIIDSGAAGFSRTGLKSSSVIRVGRLAVVEESILLGAIGEIDQERLNRIKTNLSTWLTES